A section of the Halopiger aswanensis genome encodes:
- the minD gene encoding MinD/ParA family ATP-binding protein yields the protein MSQETVYAIASGKGGVGKTTTTVNIGTALAQAGKRVAVVDVDLGMANLAGFVSLNPDSTTLHDVLAGDADIEDATYRLADNIVAVPSGTGLDEYAEASPEGLGDVVAELRAAYDYVFLDVGAGISHETVLPLGLADSVLVVSTPEPAAVQDSKKTIELTARAGGEVAGLVVTRTHPHSDISYEEIASRLEIPLLGTIPEDSAARESVYAGTPLVVYEPEGPAAIAYRTLAADLAGIELSAPSPEAASDECETEPDAEATPTPGAAETDAGSAAGTAADAVPSDNTDNDADDQGREAAPDDVSSAITEAESDN from the coding sequence ATGTCTCAGGAGACGGTCTACGCCATCGCGAGTGGGAAGGGCGGCGTCGGGAAGACGACGACGACGGTAAATATCGGGACGGCGCTTGCGCAGGCGGGCAAGCGCGTCGCCGTCGTCGACGTCGATCTCGGCATGGCGAACCTCGCCGGGTTCGTGAGTCTCAACCCGGATTCGACGACGCTGCACGACGTGCTGGCTGGTGACGCCGATATCGAGGACGCCACGTATCGACTGGCAGATAACATCGTCGCGGTCCCGAGCGGGACCGGCTTGGACGAGTACGCCGAGGCCTCCCCCGAGGGGCTGGGCGACGTCGTCGCGGAGCTGCGCGCGGCCTACGACTACGTCTTCCTCGACGTCGGGGCCGGGATCAGCCACGAGACGGTCCTCCCGCTCGGGCTGGCCGACTCCGTGCTCGTCGTCTCGACGCCCGAGCCGGCCGCCGTGCAGGACTCGAAGAAGACGATCGAGCTGACCGCCCGCGCCGGCGGCGAAGTCGCCGGCCTCGTCGTCACGCGCACGCACCCCCACAGCGACATCTCCTACGAGGAGATCGCCTCGCGTCTCGAGATCCCGCTGCTGGGAACGATCCCCGAGGACAGCGCGGCTCGCGAGAGCGTCTACGCCGGCACGCCGCTGGTCGTCTACGAACCCGAGGGACCGGCGGCGATCGCCTACCGGACGCTCGCGGCGGATCTGGCGGGGATCGAACTGTCGGCCCCGTCGCCCGAGGCCGCGTCCGACGAGTGCGAGACCGAACCCGACGCCGAGGCGACGCCCACGCCGGGCGCTGCGGAGACCGACGCGGGTTCGGCCGCCGGCACAGCAGCCGACGCCGTCCCGTCCGACAATACGGACAACGACGCAGACGACCAAGGACGGGAAGCCGCACCCGACGACGTCTCGAGCGCGATCACCGAGGCCGAATCCGATAACTGA